In Rheinheimera sp. MM224, one DNA window encodes the following:
- a CDS encoding glycoside hydrolase family 3 protein yields MKQYALLLAVMTLGAGGCMGQKSVDQQELRRQIGQKLMIDLRHFCAEGSSAECKTDLTELPKEFADAITQLHLGGVILFANNLKDKNQIRRLTADLQQASSDGLPLLIGIDQEGGRVARLPTLEFPAFAGNMAIGATLASSGNRYAADVGKAIAQQLRSLGINLNFAPSLDVNNNPANPVINARSFGDNAAAVAQAGGAMLSAMQAAGVLGTIKHFPGHGDTHVDSHTGLPLVEHDRATVEAVDLYPFRQLIQQHQPAMVMTAHIQYPALDNSSLTTKSGEAVIKPATLSRAILTDLLREDMGFDGIIITDALNMAGISQFFTPAEAVIQTFAAGADIALMPYEMKTPADIKALAVLIDQVVAAVQQGKLNGDEVAESAQRITSLRQQLSTEQHALVLPDSERLADDLQLEQQLAEASLTLVGTNKLQLPLNLAALKLHLIAPDQTKCQSWLQALGLWGVKPQSVTCSDLTSLEQNLALQHIKQADLVLGSLISPAQSAAELGVLADLQALPTMKLTVAEQKQLLVQLLQQAKVQGKKTVMVSLRTPYELTDFADSADLRLATYSYNQKPQTALRPFSGPAYDAVIAFLLGKTQAPGQLPVSLTAEDGSAQRR; encoded by the coding sequence ATGAAACAATATGCACTGCTGCTGGCTGTAATGACGTTAGGTGCAGGAGGTTGTATGGGACAAAAATCAGTAGATCAGCAGGAATTACGCCGTCAGATTGGACAAAAACTGATGATTGACCTGCGACACTTTTGTGCTGAAGGCTCCTCAGCTGAATGCAAAACCGACTTAACTGAATTACCCAAAGAATTTGCTGACGCCATAACACAGCTGCATTTAGGCGGCGTGATTTTATTTGCCAATAACTTAAAAGATAAAAACCAAATCCGTCGTTTAACTGCTGATTTGCAGCAAGCCAGCAGTGATGGGTTGCCTTTGCTGATTGGTATTGACCAGGAAGGGGGCCGTGTGGCTCGCCTGCCAACCCTGGAGTTTCCTGCCTTTGCCGGCAATATGGCCATAGGTGCCACTTTGGCATCGTCAGGCAATCGTTATGCAGCGGATGTCGGTAAAGCTATAGCGCAGCAATTAAGATCGCTTGGTATTAACTTAAACTTCGCTCCTAGTCTGGATGTAAACAACAATCCGGCCAACCCTGTGATCAACGCCCGCTCTTTTGGTGATAATGCTGCTGCAGTAGCGCAGGCTGGAGGTGCTATGCTAAGTGCCATGCAGGCTGCGGGCGTGTTAGGCACCATTAAACATTTCCCTGGCCATGGTGATACTCATGTTGATAGTCACACTGGTTTGCCTTTGGTGGAACATGATAGGGCCACAGTGGAAGCTGTTGACTTGTATCCATTCCGGCAGCTAATTCAGCAGCATCAACCCGCTATGGTGATGACGGCTCATATTCAGTATCCGGCGCTGGATAACAGCAGCTTGACTACTAAATCCGGCGAAGCAGTGATCAAACCCGCTACTTTATCCCGCGCTATTCTGACCGACTTATTACGGGAAGATATGGGTTTTGACGGTATTATTATTACCGATGCGCTGAATATGGCCGGTATCAGCCAGTTTTTTACTCCTGCTGAAGCTGTGATCCAAACCTTTGCTGCTGGTGCTGATATAGCGTTGATGCCTTATGAGATGAAAACTCCGGCTGATATTAAGGCGTTGGCTGTGCTGATTGATCAGGTTGTAGCGGCAGTACAACAAGGTAAGCTTAATGGCGATGAAGTCGCAGAGTCGGCCCAACGTATCACCAGCTTACGTCAACAGCTTTCGACCGAACAGCATGCGCTTGTATTACCGGACAGCGAACGTTTAGCCGATGATTTGCAACTGGAGCAACAACTTGCAGAAGCCAGCCTGACTTTGGTTGGCACTAATAAATTACAGTTACCGCTTAATTTAGCCGCTTTAAAGCTGCACCTGATTGCCCCTGATCAAACCAAATGCCAAAGCTGGTTACAGGCATTGGGTTTATGGGGCGTTAAGCCACAGTCAGTCACATGCAGCGATTTAACCTCTTTAGAGCAAAATCTGGCGTTGCAGCACATTAAGCAGGCTGATTTGGTGCTGGGGTCGCTGATTTCGCCAGCCCAAAGTGCTGCTGAATTGGGTGTATTGGCGGACTTACAGGCTTTGCCCACCATGAAACTCACTGTGGCAGAACAAAAACAGTTGTTAGTTCAGTTGTTGCAACAGGCTAAAGTTCAAGGCAAAAAGACGGTGATGGTATCGCTGCGCACCCCTTATGAGCTGACAGATTTTGCTGATAGTGCAGACTTACGACTGGCAACCTACAGCTATAACCAGAAACCTCAAACAGCGCTGCGACCATTTTCAGGCCCGGCTTATGATGCGGTGATCGCCTTTTTACTTGGAAAAACTCAAGCCCCAGGTCAGCTGCCTGTGTCTTTAACAGCTGAAGACGGCTCTGCTCAAAGGAGATAA